Genomic window (Candidatus Atribacteria bacterium ADurb.Bin276):
ATCCTCACCTTCTCCCATCAAGGGAGAAGGAACTCTGAATCGTCATTGCGAGGAACGGAGTGACGTGGCAATCTCATGAGTTCAAACTTTTTTATTCCTCTCCCCTTGGATAAAGGAAATGGTTCGGGATTCAATTGGTTACCAAAAAACTCAAATCCTCCTTTCCTCCTTTTCTAAAGGAGGAAATTGATTTCTGAATAGGTATTTTCATCCTCATCCGGTGCCACCAAAGTGGCATGAGGATCTATCTAAAAATATCATTAAATGAATTCTTTAATTCGTCATCCTGAGCCCTCGTTTTGTGAGGGCGTGAGGATCTCATCTTTTATATTTTTGTTTTTCATAATTATTTAATAAATGAGATTCTCACGACACATAATACACTCCATAGAATGACAGAATGGCTAAATGAGATTGCCACGTCATCCAACCAAAGAGTGGTTGGATTCCTCGCAATGACGGATTTAAATTTGGCAGGATAAATCAAGCCGCTACAAGAGATTTTAAAAAAGGCGTCTGAAAGAAAGGGGAACTGTATTGATGGATCTGCAAGAAACCTTCTTTGCAAAATATTATGGACTCCTTGTTGATAAATTTAGTATTCACTGGCAGTTGGTTTATGAAACCTATTAAAATATTCTAATATCTATGAAAAAAGCAAACTTATGCATGATGTTGTCTAAACACCAGCATTAAACTGTTTAAAAAATGACGCTTTTTTATGAATCATGAAAATATTAATGTAAATTCCGACGATCGCTCCTAAATTTGTTCCAAAAAATTCACTAAGAACTAATCATATATGATAGAATGCCGATTAATCATTTATGAATATTATTAAATAAATGGGAGGTTGGAAATTCTATGAAAATGAAAGTTGTTTTAATCGTAATGTCAATTTTAGTGTTAGCTATGATGATGGTAACAGCGGGTTGTATCGAAGATGAACCGCTTCCTCCAGGATATGGGAAAGTATCCATTTGTTCTTCGTCGTCAAGTATTTATGGAAGAGTTTATATTGATGGGAATCGAATTGGTAATGCTTATCTTAATCCAAACGGCTGCTTGTTTAGTTTAGCAAATGTTAAATTATATCAAGAACATATCGTTCGGATTGAGACAGATTGGGGAATTTCTTATACCGAAAGATTTTATCCAACTTATTCAGGATATACAGTAACAATTTATTAGTATGAAACTCCCCAACAAGAAGAAAGGATTTATAAAATGAAAAAATATGTTTATACAAATTTATTTCTAAAGTTCTTCTTAGTGCTGCTCATTTTCGCTGGATTTTCAAGCATGGTCTTGGCTAAATCCTCAGTTACTTTTCAATTTAACATTTCACCCGAAGTTCATCGTTCTTTGCCTCGTTCTCCTCAAATCGCACTCTCTACTGACCGAGGTGATGGGGGATTTTATTCAGTGGGAGAGAGGGTAAACTTGCGTTATCGAACCACAATCGGCGGATATATAACTCTTGCTCAATATAACCCTGGAGGGAGTGCTCAAATCATTGAAGAAAACAAATTTGTTCGGGCTAACTCTCCTCAAATGGTTAGCTTTATGGCTAAAGAACCAGTTGGAACTCACCGGGTTGTAATTATTTTAACTCCCGACACCATACCACGAAACAGAATTCAAGAATTTTTAAGAAATCCAAGTCGTATTTCATCCATATTCGGGGGACAGTATGCAGTCAATAGAACTGAATTCGTGGTTGATGGTGGTCAAGTTGAACCTCTTATTAATGTACAACCGGCAACATTCAATCTCAACGCCGGATCTACTCAAACATTTTCTATAAGATTAACAGATTATTCTGGTCGGCCAATCCCTGGTAAAAACTTATTATTGGATGCTCCTTTTGGAACTCTAAGTTCTCAACAAGTGCGAACCAATAGCCGTGGTATGGCTACCTTTACTTATACAGCTTCTTTTGCAAGAAGGTCATCGATAAGAATTTCAGTTTTGTTCCCTGGCGATGCTGAAAATGGTTGGACGTCAACCGAAATTATCGGGCATATTCGTTAAAAATTCAGTTAAAAAACGAGCAGTCACTAAAAAACTGAGCGCTCCTCAGATTAAAAGCAATTTCTTATATTTGAGGAGCGCCAAATAAAATAGAGCTTATCCGGAAAATCAACCAATCTCGAAAAAAAGATATTCACAGTTTATTCACCTAGGTCTTCTTTTATCTATTTCAGTTTCTCTTATTGATTAAAGTAAAATTTTATCAAATTATCTAGGTGAACTCCTATTTAAATTTAACTTTAAGTATTTATCATAAAACAAGATAGGAGTTTTCATCTCCACGGTGTAGGAGTAGAGGTGGGATAAATATCAGAAGAGGTTCCATTGCAAGGTCCACAGGTAATTATGGTATCAAAACAGACAGTTTTCGTTTGGTATGTGAAATTTCCACCTTGGCTTAAAGCCATGGGGTCAAAAC
Coding sequences:
- a CDS encoding Bacterial Ig-like domain (group 1) encodes the protein MKKYVYTNLFLKFFLVLLIFAGFSSMVLAKSSVTFQFNISPEVHRSLPRSPQIALSTDRGDGGFYSVGERVNLRYRTTIGGYITLAQYNPGGSAQIIEENKFVRANSPQMVSFMAKEPVGTHRVVIILTPDTIPRNRIQEFLRNPSRISSIFGGQYAVNRTEFVVDGGQVEPLINVQPATFNLNAGSTQTFSIRLTDYSGRPIPGKNLLLDAPFGTLSSQQVRTNSRGMATFTYTASFARRSSIRISVLFPGDAENGWTSTEIIGHIR